Proteins from a single region of Engystomops pustulosus chromosome 5, aEngPut4.maternal, whole genome shotgun sequence:
- the CDH17 gene encoding cadherin-17, protein MRWFKMWTLKDFLILLCCIQTLLADRGPLTSKTFHVPEGTPGLQIYLFEQTDSRSVNFILEGNTDHTIYIQNDGWLGTREALDWEKRSVYSFKVKTVDSRGTVIEGPYDITVIVDDINNNAPSFNTSRYYGEVREQYRPGRPFIQVFATDRDDPSTPNAQLVYKIKQQIPDPTGVMFFKIDNVTGEISTTLEGSMNLKFGDKPYELVLEVSDLAERPFIDNAKVYITILENLWKAPKPVTILENSTSPHPYTITKVTWNDQSVIYELHQREKFPRFPFIIDQNGNINVTEPLDREERDQYIFYALAKNYNGVAVAKPLEIEVNVEDINDNPPVCPAELTIFEVQENEAIGSVIGVLKAMDMDQHDSPNSVLSYTLVEQWPDTSPGKLFRITLYNGDIQLINAGLNIQRDNQYRLKVDVSDEGNPSLSTMCWVAINVIDINDHIPIFESFDYGNVTLREDTPSQTLVKEIQATDDDEPNTGSSAIEYLILEGDPDKMFTIQTNPENNRGYVRVAASLDYEKYQEHNLVIAARNPEPLVTGISYNSSSVTHLKVIIIDVDEKPVFDNPIHQVQVLENITTGTFLKNISAFDPEGDKILFSLSGNKFNWLRINEETGEIFTNAPLDRERESHYVVEVIATESKNSKLSSNVSLHLYLDDVNDNFPELAKDYYSDFFFCHPLRKPESVVFSGVDADRPSWGTSLRFRLGGNESTLRDWNIQYVNATSARLTMLHADFPKGVINVPIIIRDNGRPALESSVSVPVRLCTCDSDNRCEKTPLKTPGLTTVGMALGILFGTLAVIGIILAAVFISMNKNKKKAARAGPANNASETATLRA, encoded by the exons ATGAGGTGGTTTAAGATGTGGACGCTCAAAGACTTTCTCATTCTGCTATGCTGTATCCAg ACGTTGCTTGCCGACAGGGGCCCTCTTACCAGCAAGACTTTCCATGTGCCAGAAGGGACTCCCGGCCTACAAATATATCTg tttgAACAAACAGATTCTAGGTCCGTAAACTTTATCCTGGAAGGTAACACAGATCATACTATTTACATTCAAAATGATGGATGGCTGGGGACAAGAGAAGCTCTGGACTGGGAGAAGAGATCAGTCTACAGCTTCAAG GTGAAGACTGTTGACAGTAGGGGAACCGTCATTGAAGGTCCATATGATATCACTGTAATAGTAGATGACATCAATAATAATGCGCCTTCATTTAACACAAGCAGATATTATGGTGAAGTCAGAGAACAATATCGGCCAG GTAGACCATTTATCCAAGTTTTTGCAACCGACAGAGATGACCCATCCACCCCCAATGCCCAACTTGTCTACAAAATTAAGCAACAGATTCCAGACCCTACCGGGGTCATGTTTTTCAAGATTGACAATGTGACCGGGGAAATTTCCACCACTTTAGAAG GTTCCATGAATCTGAAGTTTGGGGATAAGCCATATGAACTTGTTTTGGAAGTATCAGACCTTGCAGAGAGACCGTTTATCGATAACGCTAAGGTGTATATCACCATACTGGAAAATCTTTGGAAAGCACCAAAACCAGTAACTATACTGGAAAACTCCACAAGTCCTCATCCATATACCATCACCAAG GTCACATGGAACGATCAGAGCGTCATCTATGAACTGCATCAAAGAGAGAAATTTCCCAGGTTTCCATTTATAATTGATCAAAATGGAAATATTAATGTCACAGAACCACTGGACCGGGAGGAACGGGATCAG TATATTTTCTACGCTTTGGCAAAAAATTATAATGGTGTTGCTGTTGCGAAACCCCTGGAAATTGAAGTAAATGTTGAGGACATCAATGATAATCCCCCGGTGTGTCCGGCTGAATTGACAATATTCGAAGTCCAGGAAAATGAAGCTATTG GAAGCGTCATAGGTGTGCTTAAAGCCATGGACATGGATCAGCATGATTCACCAAATTCAGTGCTAAGTTATACACTTGTTGAACAATGGCCCGACACATCACCGGGAAAACTCTTCCGCATAACTCTATACAACGGAGATATTCAGCTGATTAACGCCGGCCTAAATATCCAGAGAGACAATCAATATAGACTGAAAGTAGACGTATCCGATGAAGGAAACCCTT CTCTGAGCACGATGTGCTGGGTGGCAATAAATGTAATCGATATCAATGACCACATTCCTATTTTTGAAAGTTTTGAT TATGGAAATGTAACCTTACGGGAAGACACTCCTTCACAAACCCTAGTAAAGGAAATCCAGGCCACAGATGACGACGAGCCGAACACAGGAAGCTCTGCTATTGAATACCTAATATTGGAAGGGGATCCAGATAAAATGTTCACAATCCAAACCAATCCAGAGAATAATCGTGGATACGTCCGAGTGGCTGCT TCTCTAGACTATGAAAAATATCAAGAACATAACCTGGTGATAGCCGCTAGAAACCCAGAGCCCCTGGTCACAGGGATTTCTTATAATTCCAGCTCTGTCACCCACTTAAAGGTCATAATCATCGACGTGGATGAGAAGCCAGTTTTTGATAATCCAATACACCAAGTGCAGGTCCTGGAAAACATTACCACTGgaacttttttgaaaaatataagtgCATTCGATCctgaaggtgataaaatact GTTTTCTTTGAGTGGAAATAAATTTAATTGGTTAAGAATCAATGAAGAAACTGGAGAAATCTTCACCAATGCCCCGCTTGACCGGGAACGGGAATCCCATTACGTAGTGGAAGTAATTGCTACAGAGTCAA AAAATTCCAAATTGAGTTCAAACGTATCTTTACATTTGTACCTGGATGATGTCAATGACAATTTTCCCGAATTGGCCAAGGACTATTATAGTGATTTCTTTTTCTGTCATCCATTGAGAAAACCGGAATCAGTTGTATTCAGTGGTGTAGATGCGGATCGTCCAAGCTGGGGCACATCCCTGAGATTCCGCCTCGGTGGTAATGAGAGTACATTGAGGGACTGGAACATTCAATATGTAAATG CTACCTCTGCTCGCCTGACTATGCTACATGCAGATTTTCCAAAGGGAGTTATCAACGTTCCAATAATTATTAGGGATAATGGCCGTCCAGCTTTGGAATCTTCTGTTTCTGTACCAG